In a genomic window of Allomeiothermus silvanus DSM 9946:
- a CDS encoding branched-chain amino acid ABC transporter permease, which yields MLDALLQLLPQVFFEGLLLGFVYAMIALGYTMVYGVLELINFAHSEIFMIGAVAGVEVFRYLVPVIPNALLLLLIALVIGAAISGTVAVWVERLAYRPLRKRGAVNRLVPLITAIGVSFVLQDLVRLIEAIWHNEFFLRINSLPALEQSFSLLGIFIQLKSIILVVVSILMLLGLSYLVNRTKLGTAIRAVAQDMNTAALMGINPDQIISRTFLIGGALAGVAGVLFAVQYTTISPYVGFLPGLKAFTAAVLGGIGNIPGAMVGGLVLGQLETLAGTYMPTLTNGNFGTEYKDVIAFLILILLLLFRPQGLLGQVVKEKV from the coding sequence TTGCTAGATGCTCTGTTGCAACTCTTACCGCAGGTGTTCTTCGAGGGGCTGCTGCTCGGGTTCGTGTACGCCATGATCGCGCTGGGCTATACCATGGTCTACGGGGTGCTCGAGCTGATCAACTTCGCCCACTCGGAGATCTTCATGATCGGAGCAGTGGCTGGGGTGGAAGTCTTCCGCTATCTAGTCCCGGTGATCCCCAACGCCCTGTTGCTCCTGTTGATCGCCTTGGTCATCGGAGCTGCCATCTCCGGGACCGTGGCGGTGTGGGTTGAACGACTGGCTTACCGACCCCTGCGCAAGCGGGGCGCAGTCAACCGGCTGGTGCCGCTGATCACGGCCATAGGGGTTTCCTTTGTGCTACAAGACCTGGTGCGGTTGATCGAGGCCATCTGGCACAACGAGTTCTTTCTGCGTATCAACAGCCTGCCCGCGCTCGAGCAGTCCTTTTCTCTCTTGGGCATTTTCATCCAGCTCAAGTCCATCATATTGGTAGTGGTCTCGATCCTGATGCTCCTGGGACTCAGCTATCTGGTCAACCGCACCAAGCTGGGGACCGCCATCCGCGCCGTAGCACAAGACATGAACACCGCCGCTCTGATGGGGATTAACCCCGACCAGATCATCTCGCGCACCTTCTTGATCGGCGGAGCCCTGGCCGGGGTTGCAGGGGTACTCTTTGCCGTACAGTACACCACTATCTCGCCCTACGTGGGCTTTTTGCCAGGGCTCAAGGCTTTTACCGCCGCTGTGCTAGGCGGGATCGGGAACATTCCTGGCGCGATGGTGGGCGGATTGGTGCTGGGGCAGCTCGAGACGCTAGCCGGGACCTACATGCCCACCCTCACCAACGGAAACTTCGGCACCGAGTACAAGGACGTGATCGCTTTCCTAATCCTGATCTTGCTACTCCTTTTCAGGCCCCAAGGGCTCTTGGGCCAAGTGGTCAAGGAGAAAGTATGA
- a CDS encoding branched-chain amino acid ABC transporter permease: MSKNRGNGLVLAAAVASLLLLLLAPSTLTGLVAIAAVGLTAYLRASMPVRALSLALLSLGCTLGLARGAGGEVLFIGLVAVLVSLITIPNVPGWIKGLLGAAILLISIPIAGFANSFLFELGIQIGIYAAMALGLNVVVGMAGLLDLGYAAFFAIGAYTWAIFGSPQANHFTAGGFPLNGNFFYLFMVLAVITTAITGLLIGLPALRLRGDYLAIVTLGLGEVVRVLANNLDHPVNLTNGPQGITPVERPPIDWFRSLMGSIGIHLDAKTDYQLFFYLLVLVVIGIVIMVNVNLGNSRFGRAWVAIREDETAAKAMGIPMLGTKLLAFATGAAFSGAMGVIFAAQRTFVSPESFTLLASITILGMVVLGGMGSIPGVILGAAALTILNIDILKSFSEYLNSLRQSGATVLGFNLANLPNQFEPAKYERLVFGVVLILMMIFRPEGLIPERRHKLEAEEAKEGS; encoded by the coding sequence ATGAGCAAGAACCGTGGCAATGGCCTGGTACTGGCAGCGGCGGTGGCTTCCCTGCTGCTGTTGCTTTTGGCCCCCAGTACCCTGACCGGGCTGGTGGCCATCGCGGCGGTGGGGCTCACCGCTTACCTGCGGGCTTCTATGCCGGTGCGGGCCCTCTCGCTGGCTCTGCTCTCCCTGGGCTGTACCCTGGGGCTGGCCCGGGGGGCTGGGGGAGAGGTGCTCTTTATCGGCTTGGTGGCGGTGCTGGTGTCGCTCATCACCATCCCTAACGTCCCTGGCTGGATCAAAGGGCTGCTGGGGGCGGCCATCCTGCTTATCTCGATCCCTATCGCGGGGTTCGCCAACTCCTTCCTCTTCGAGCTGGGCATCCAGATTGGCATCTACGCTGCGATGGCCCTGGGCCTTAACGTGGTGGTGGGGATGGCCGGGCTCTTGGACCTGGGCTATGCGGCTTTCTTCGCCATCGGGGCCTATACTTGGGCCATCTTTGGCTCACCGCAAGCCAATCATTTCACCGCTGGGGGTTTCCCGCTCAACGGGAACTTCTTTTATCTCTTTATGGTGTTGGCGGTCATTACCACTGCGATTACCGGTCTGCTGATCGGCCTGCCCGCCCTACGGCTACGGGGGGATTACCTGGCCATCGTGACGTTGGGGCTGGGCGAGGTGGTGCGGGTGCTGGCCAACAACCTCGATCACCCCGTGAATCTCACCAACGGCCCACAAGGCATTACCCCTGTAGAGCGCCCCCCCATCGACTGGTTCCGCAGCCTGATGGGTTCCATCGGCATCCATCTAGACGCCAAAACCGACTACCAGCTCTTTTTCTACCTGTTGGTGCTGGTCGTCATCGGCATCGTAATCATGGTGAATGTCAACTTGGGCAACTCCCGCTTTGGACGGGCCTGGGTAGCCATCCGTGAGGACGAGACGGCTGCCAAAGCCATGGGCATCCCCATGCTGGGCACCAAGCTCTTAGCCTTTGCCACTGGGGCGGCCTTTTCCGGAGCGATGGGGGTGATCTTCGCAGCGCAGCGCACCTTTGTGAGCCCGGAGTCTTTCACCCTGTTGGCCTCGATCACCATCCTGGGGATGGTCGTGCTGGGGGGCATGGGCTCGATCCCTGGGGTGATCCTGGGAGCAGCGGCCCTAACCATCCTCAATATCGACATCCTCAAAAGCTTCTCGGAATACCTCAATTCCCTCCGTCAGAGTGGGGCAACCGTGCTGGGCTTCAACCTGGCCAACCTGCCCAACCAATTTGAACCGGCCAAGTACGAGCGGTTGGTGTTTGGGGTGGTGCTGATCCTGATGATGATCTTCCGACCTGAAGGGCTCATCCCCGAACGGCGGCACAAGCTCGAGGCCGAGGAAGCCAAGGAGGGATCATGA
- a CDS encoding ABC transporter ATP-binding protein yields MSAPLISPPTVRGYSLSVQGVSKRFGGLLAVNDVSLEVRPGEIFSVIGPNGAGKTTFFNLLTGIYTPDQGKILLGGEDITGLSPDKVAAKGVGRTFQNIRLFGAMTVLENVLVGHHIHTHTSYLASILHTPRFRREEARAKARAMELLEYMGLAHRAGELSRNLPYGEQRRLEIARALALEPKLLLLDEPAAGMNPQETDQLKQDVQRLRKELGLTIVLIEHDMSMVMSISDRITVLEYGSKIAEGLPAEIRSNPRVIEAYLGKGAAGGAA; encoded by the coding sequence ATGAGCGCACCCCTTATCTCTCCCCCCACAGTACGCGGCTACTCCCTTTCGGTTCAGGGCGTTTCCAAGCGCTTTGGTGGACTGCTGGCGGTCAACGACGTAAGCCTCGAGGTCAGGCCTGGTGAAATCTTCTCGGTGATCGGCCCTAACGGTGCCGGAAAGACCACGTTTTTCAATCTGCTCACCGGTATCTACACACCCGATCAGGGAAAGATCCTGCTGGGCGGTGAGGACATCACTGGGCTATCGCCCGATAAAGTAGCGGCTAAAGGGGTGGGCCGTACTTTTCAAAACATCCGCCTATTTGGAGCCATGACCGTGCTGGAGAACGTGCTGGTGGGCCACCACATCCACACCCACACTTCCTATCTGGCCTCCATTCTGCACACCCCCAGGTTCCGTCGTGAAGAGGCTCGGGCCAAGGCCCGGGCCATGGAGTTGCTCGAGTATATGGGCCTGGCACACCGAGCCGGGGAACTTTCCCGCAACCTGCCCTATGGCGAGCAACGCCGCTTGGAGATTGCCCGGGCGCTGGCTCTCGAGCCCAAACTGCTGCTCTTGGACGAGCCTGCCGCAGGGATGAACCCTCAGGAGACCGACCAGCTCAAACAAGACGTACAGAGGTTGCGTAAGGAACTGGGCCTGACCATCGTGCTGATTGAGCACGATATGAGCATGGTGATGAGCATCTCGGACCGTATCACGGTGCTCGAGTACGGCTCCAAGATCGCCGAGGGACTCCCGGCGGAGATCCGCAGCAACCCTCGAGTGATCGAGGCCTATTTAGGCAAGGGTGCCGCAGGGGGTGCTGCGTGA
- a CDS encoding ABC transporter ATP-binding protein yields MLELKDVHTYYGHIHALQGISLKVNEGEIVTLIGANGAGKSTTLRTISGMVKARRGEVLYQGKPIQRLDAHKIVAMGIGHVPEGRRIFPRLTVEENLEIGAFLESDRKIVQERKEYAFQLFPRLYERRTQKGGTLSGGEQQMLAIGRALMQNPKLLLMDEPSMGLAPVLVDFIFETIQNLNKAGKTILLVEQNARIALQIAHRGYVLQTGRLTFSGPAAELAARPEIQEAYLGGH; encoded by the coding sequence ATGCTCGAGCTCAAGGACGTGCACACCTACTACGGCCACATTCACGCCCTACAGGGGATCTCGCTCAAGGTTAACGAGGGCGAAATCGTGACCCTAATCGGAGCCAACGGTGCGGGCAAAAGCACCACCTTGCGCACCATCAGCGGAATGGTCAAGGCCCGGCGCGGTGAGGTACTCTACCAGGGCAAGCCCATTCAGCGTCTCGATGCCCACAAGATCGTAGCCATGGGTATCGGCCACGTCCCGGAGGGGCGGCGCATCTTTCCTAGGCTCACCGTGGAGGAAAACCTCGAGATCGGGGCCTTCCTTGAGAGCGACAGGAAGATTGTGCAAGAGCGTAAGGAATACGCCTTCCAGCTTTTTCCCCGCCTGTACGAGCGCCGCACCCAGAAAGGCGGGACCTTGTCTGGGGGTGAGCAGCAGATGCTAGCTATCGGGCGAGCTTTGATGCAAAACCCCAAGCTGCTACTGATGGACGAGCCCTCCATGGGTCTAGCCCCGGTGCTGGTGGACTTCATCTTCGAAACCATCCAAAACCTCAACAAAGCCGGCAAGACCATTCTCCTGGTCGAGCAGAATGCCCGCATCGCTCTCCAGATTGCCCATCGGGGCTACGTTTTGCAGACCGGCCGCCTCACCTTCTCGGGACCGGCGGCGGAATTGGCAGCTCGGCCTGAGATCCAAGAAGCCTATCTGGGCGGGCACTAA
- a CDS encoding ABC transporter substrate-binding protein: protein MLAITALGTLGFAQKTLVFGSNGEPVSLEPGNITDGISIYAQRQIYDTLVDFKAGSTEPVAGLATSWFASADGKTWTMRLRQGVKFHDGTDLDAAAVAFNVNRWWDPKDPTRINQGANYEIWGELFGGFKGDKGSFLQSVTVVDKYTLRFTFASPIPYFPVAIGSGYFGIASPAAIKAQGAKYGTAAGGAVGTGPFKFKEWRAGDRLILEKNTNFWKKGAPKVDQVVMRFIKDPAARLAELKAGSIDFTTDIPPANLKDVQGDRNLEAVFRPSFNVGYLALNPAYKPLSDVRVRQAIAMAINKKEIVKAFWGDLGTTNGHFTPASMKSFWSSKVTDYEYNPQKAKQMLAEAGYPNGFDLELWYMPVSRPYFPTPKEIAEAMSADLSAIGIRVKLQTKDWATYLQDRKKAPGFQAYMLGWTGDYGDPSNFFDPHFASPISDLFDANGKPLDIKELNDLLAKGSSTSNPAERVKIYQQVDEMTYNLALRIPIVHSQPLLAKRKSISGWVPSPLGSESFEDIVKASPSADR from the coding sequence ATGCTGGCAATCACCGCTCTGGGCACGCTTGGCTTTGCCCAAAAGACCCTGGTGTTCGGGTCGAATGGCGAGCCGGTGAGCCTCGAGCCGGGCAACATCACCGACGGGATCTCGATTTACGCCCAGCGGCAGATCTACGATACGCTGGTGGACTTCAAGGCAGGCTCGACCGAGCCGGTGGCAGGACTAGCGACAAGCTGGTTTGCTTCGGCGGACGGCAAAACCTGGACTATGCGGCTGCGCCAAGGGGTGAAGTTCCACGACGGCACCGACTTGGATGCCGCTGCGGTGGCCTTCAACGTCAACCGCTGGTGGGATCCCAAAGACCCTACCCGCATCAACCAGGGCGCCAACTACGAGATCTGGGGCGAACTCTTTGGCGGATTCAAGGGGGATAAGGGCTCCTTCCTCCAAAGCGTTACCGTCGTGGACAAGTACACCCTCCGCTTCACCTTCGCCAGCCCCATCCCCTACTTCCCTGTCGCCATCGGTTCGGGTTACTTCGGCATCGCTTCACCGGCAGCCATCAAAGCCCAGGGAGCCAAGTACGGCACCGCCGCAGGCGGGGCGGTAGGCACCGGCCCCTTCAAGTTCAAAGAGTGGCGGGCCGGGGACCGGCTGATCCTGGAAAAGAACACAAATTTCTGGAAGAAGGGCGCGCCTAAGGTGGACCAGGTAGTGATGCGCTTCATCAAGGATCCTGCAGCCCGGCTAGCCGAACTAAAAGCTGGCTCGATCGATTTCACCACCGATATCCCCCCAGCCAACCTCAAGGACGTGCAGGGTGACCGCAACCTCGAGGCGGTGTTCCGTCCCTCCTTCAACGTGGGCTACTTGGCTCTGAACCCTGCCTACAAACCGCTCTCCGACGTAAGGGTGCGCCAGGCCATCGCCATGGCCATCAACAAGAAGGAGATCGTCAAGGCTTTCTGGGGTGACTTGGGCACCACCAACGGGCACTTCACCCCAGCTTCCATGAAGAGCTTCTGGTCAAGCAAAGTTACCGATTACGAGTACAACCCGCAAAAAGCCAAGCAGATGCTCGCCGAGGCGGGGTACCCCAACGGCTTTGACCTCGAGCTGTGGTACATGCCGGTCTCTCGCCCCTACTTCCCCACTCCCAAAGAGATCGCTGAGGCCATGAGCGCAGACCTGAGCGCCATCGGCATTAGGGTAAAGCTCCAGACCAAGGACTGGGCTACTTATCTACAGGATCGCAAAAAGGCCCCTGGCTTCCAGGCCTACATGCTGGGCTGGACGGGTGACTACGGCGACCCCTCAAACTTCTTCGACCCGCACTTTGCCTCTCCCATCAGCGACCTCTTCGACGCCAACGGCAAGCCGCTGGACATCAAAGAGCTCAACGATCTGCTCGCCAAGGGGTCTTCTACCTCTAACCCCGCTGAGCGAGTCAAGATTTACCAGCAAGTTGATGAGATGACCTACAATCTGGCCCTGCGCATCCCCATTGTGCATAGTCAGCCGCTCCTTGCTAAGCGCAAGAGCATCAGCGGTTGGGTGCCAAGCCCCTTGGGTTCAGAGTCCTTTGAGGACATCGTCAAGGCTAGCCCTTCCGCCGACCGCTGA
- a CDS encoding GlsB/YeaQ/YmgE family stress response membrane protein, which yields MGWIVAIIVGAIIGWLASSVMGEREGLVGKIIIGIVGSLLAKWLFADLLHIGGAASAGTFTIAGLIWGVIGAVILIWALRALKVIR from the coding sequence ATGGGTTGGATTGTCGCCATTATCGTGGGAGCGATTATCGGTTGGCTCGCCAGCAGTGTGATGGGCGAGCGGGAGGGCTTAGTAGGCAAGATCATCATCGGCATCGTGGGATCGTTGCTTGCCAAATGGCTCTTTGCTGATTTATTGCATATCGGGGGGGCGGCTTCCGCAGGAACATTCACTATCGCTGGTTTGATCTGGGGAGTAATCGGGGCGGTCATCCTGATCTGGGCACTTAGGGCTTTGAAGGTCATCCGCTGA